The genomic segment TCCATACCTGTTTGCCGAGACTTCTCTTGCACCTTCACTGAATACCCCTAGTCCATGTGTCTAGACCATTTCTATCAAAATTTCAAATATGCCGAGGTAATATAACCAGGTAGAAGACATGATCATCTTCTATACTCCTGGTGAGATCCTTTCCCATGTATACTCAACAAACATATATGTTCATAATAATAGACTGTGATTGAGTGGTTTCCTCCAATTTACTTCCCTGTATCTGCCGTTGCCTCGTCTTGTAACAATTTGGATTCTAAACTTTCCACTTCAAAAATTGAAGCTCCATTTGATTCAACGTCTGTACTATCAGTATCTATTCTTGACTCATTATTAGGATCTACTGCTGTTTTATCCTCCTGTTTGCTTATGGTTTCAGCCTCCTGATGCACCTGAGTTAGAGAACCAAATGATGGTAGAGATGGAATGGTATTGCCCACCCCTTTCGAAAGGCTAACATATTTAAAAACAAGCTGTTTGTAGTTATTTAGCAGATCCTCCACATCATTGACAGTCAGGTCACCAGCATTGGCAAACAAGTACGGATAACTCTGGAATACTTGGCTCACCTGGTCTTCCTTTATAAGCAGTCCTGCACCTTTATTCTCCAAATCTGAGAGGGATGGGATCTTTGCAAATGATAACTGATCTTTCACATAAGGTGTCTCAGCTCTGGCTCTCATCTCAGATGATTTGGGTCGTAATACAGAATCCTTGCTAACATTTAAGGCTTGCTGTTTCGATTCCTTGAACTCTGATCGAGATATATGTCCTACATGTTGATCATTTTGATTAGACTGGCTATTTGAATCAGCTGAAAGTCCAGAATGAAGCGCTCGGGCAGTTTCCATGTTCTTTTCAAACTCGGTTTCTTCCATTGAAAGGGATTTTGCATCAATGTTTGAGATGAAAGATTCAACAGATAGCATGTTTGTGAAATAGTAGGATGCTTCGCCCACTAATCGGGACTGGTGCCTATACCTCTGTATATACAATAAGTTCGAATGCAGCTGTGGAGGATTCGCCTGATTATCATTAAAGGAAAGAAACTTGGTTATAATGGGTTGCATTAATACGCAAAAATATTAGAATGTTGTCACTTACACATGTACATCTATGGATCTAGCTACACATCCATATACATAAAAGACTAAAAACAATAGAACAGAAATGTTTACAACAAATCAAATGGCTTAATCATTTAGAACCAAGTGAAGATCATACAGAACAATACAATGAACATCTATGGTGTTACCTTTATAGTGACATAAATTAGAACTGGAAGGAACTCATCAGCTCCAGGGGTATTCTCATTCGACGCAATAGAAGCATTAAGCAATAAGTTACTAATGACCTTGCAGCAATTAAGGATACACACAAGCTTATCTCTTGGTGCCTTATACATATTGATCTTCTGCAGTTCTTTCTGTGCAAGCTGCATAATTGAAGTAAAGGGTAGGCATAAGACCTCAACAGGAATATCAAAGACCGAGTTAACCAAGTTCACAAAAGGGAGAAACTAGCGTTATGACTTTTGTCTACTGCACATTCTCCAGTATGAAATTAAGATCAAATATGGGGGACGGAGAGGAAAGAGACTATAACAAAACAAAGTTAAATCACCCTGGAGAAATTAAGACAGTGAGTTTGAAGATGAAACCTTTGAGTAATCAAGCCTACCAAAATCAAAAGATTATGTTTAACCATAATGAAGATGCACAGCGAAACAAGAACTAAGCTCAACTTCCATCTCCTCCAACATTAATGTCTAGGATAGATCTAGTAATAGCTCTTTCTTTTCAATTTGTTAAAGAGTTGCAGAGAATTAGAAACTACAGAAATGATCGTAAAAAATCATATAAGCCAACATTTTCTAGCTACAATCTCAATTTTAGATTTTACAGAAGGTATATTCTTGACCATCTTTCTCTTAATCTTCTTACAGCCATACATATGACATAATTTTATAGCAGAAGAAAATTAGTCCTAATTATGTATGACATACTTCATCTCCTCTTCATTCTATTTTGTTTCTCAACAACACCGGTCCATACTAATATCCTCTTCTGATCtaaaaattataaattacatTTGAAAATGAGCATCAATGTATCACAATTTTCTTCATTGAATTCAATCTATACTTCTATTCTCGCACATACTATTTCAATCTCTCTTATGTACTGTTCTTCCAGAACCCAAGAAAGAAAAGATAACTTCTTTCAAGTAGAAATAAAAGATACTTGAAATAGCTTATCATGATACCATCCAAAGGGAAGGTTAAAGAAAAGGCAATAAATAAGAGAAAAAGTTTACTTTCAGGAGTCAGGACATCAGAAGAATTTAGAAGCTCCTCTAGGTAATTGGATAAATTATAGCAGGGACTTGTGCCTTTGGTTGTCCAGCACCTAATCACTGAGCAATGATGCCTATTGATGCTATATAGCCTACACCATAACCAATTAGGGAGAGAAGATAAATTTTTTGAAGGAGTGGTTGTAAGAGGTGATTTGATATAGAATAGTATCATAAATTTGGAATGATGGTCACTCCATAATGAACTTCCAAAATCCTCAGTATTAGTTTGTACAGGTTTTGTGCTCAAATCTGATCATGCTAATACATGGAAAATAACTCTCCAAAAAAGCAGAAATATACTTTGAAATGCATTTTTTTACTAACTCACCAGCCATGATGTCTCATTTTGAAAATTTGGCTTGATATCCAAATTTTCTGGTCGAATAAATTGTTGAATAAGAGCCATCTTTGCAGATAATTGATCATCATGTTTTACATCATCAGGCAGTGAAGCAAATACACGAGTAAATAACTTTGTCATGACATACTTCTCCAGTCCCTGTATTAGAAAGAaattgaaaggaaaaaaaaggaTCAACACAGTAAGAGATAAATTGCACTAGCATCTACTGATTAAATGGGGAAAGGAAGAAAAACCTAAGAAAAATGGATGttccaataatttaaataataggcgttaaataaaaaaataaaaaagtgtttCGTAACCAAATGATTAATATATTATTAACATTTCATAATACGAAGTTGTTCAGTCCCAACCAAGAAGACAATGGGGAAGGTCTACTCTTCATACTTCAtggattttatacatagaacaatCATAGATttcatttatattaatatttatttacttattttggaGCGGAAACTGCAGcgattttctttttaattcattGAAATAGTGTGCTGGTTCTCCATTCATTTTTAATGTGAAACTTCACATCTTTATTCTGCAATTGTTTTATGAAAGATTATTATTAATCACATCACAGAAGAAAACCACATCACATCACATCACATCTCATAAAACCACATCTTCTACAATTAGTTTCTTATGCTGCTCACAACAATTTCTTCATAACTTAACTTGTTTAATCACCAACGCCACAGTGATTACAGTTACAGTTGTATGGCTCTTGCCCATCTTAGCTAGGTATACTGCTAAAGTTCAAAGCACTGTCAGCGTGACAGCAAATACTTCAATCTCCATAATGCTCTGATCCCTTAGAATGAAAAGAAATAAGAGAAGGGATGTTGGGGGTCTAGAAGTGAGAAAGGGGAAAAAGGAAACATGAGGTTGAGGTGAATATTCAGGTATAATGCTCAACCATTGGTTAGAATCCAAATGCTCCATTTTCCTTTTCAGACTTTAAAGAGTCCAGTTAGTTGCACATACCTCAGTATCAAAATGGAAATGTCATACCTACCTTCACAAGAAAATCTAAAATTTGAAAACTATATTAATGAAACCACTTTGTCCACATGGTATGCAAGATTCAGGTAGTGCCACAGTACAAGCAGATGTTCTGATCAAGACAGTCTCCTCAccctcttttttattttcttaaatttagatttttttttcattcacttATTTTTGAATATTTGCAATCAATTCTCTTCATGAGACAACCCTTTATGGAAAGTGTGGTTTCAAGACTACCCAGCATTTTTCTTTGTTGAGAAAGTCACCTCTAGTATGCTACCTAAATTATGAACTTGTCTACCCAAGTACTTCTCTTCCAAGGAAGTCTGTCTATTTACTAGATAAGTCTCATTAACAAGAGAAACGAGCATTAGATAATTAAAAGCATAATCAAACTACGATGCTAAATGGTGATGATTATGATGATTAAGATGTAACTCACTTCACCAGCACTCTCAAGCTCCTCCTCGGAGCAACCAGCCCAAAGTGGGTGAGCCCTGAAATCTGTTTCCATCTTAGTCAGAAACTCCTGTACGGCACCGCTATCTCTCTCTGGATCAGGTGGATTGTTCGAGAACGAGACTATAAAACTGCTCACACAAACAACCCAAACCAACAATCTTAGTCTCCAATCTCCCATTAAGCCTCTCTAACTGAccaaattcaaataaataaacaaataaatcggATAGCATTGAATAAAGTAATGAATGACCTTTTGATGGATTTGACGAATTCCGCAGCGGAGGGATTACGCATGCGTTCCAGAAACTCTTGGAGGCCCAAGAAGACGTCGGTGCTCTCCATTGATCCACCGGCGTCAGATTACCGAAATTAACGGCGGTGATCGCAGAGAGTTAAGGTGTAAAGGAGTGGGCTTTGTTTATTAAAATAAGTATTGAAAGATTGTTCCTTTCCCTAGCTAAAGACTAAAGCTCTCTGGTTTGGGAACCCCCTGGATAATTAGAATCGCTGAAATACACACTCAAAGCATTCGAGATTTCATTGAATGGATCTTTGAAGCCCAAATGGATCCCCTGATCTTCACGGACGCCTCCTTTCAGCGCGGGATTCGGGAGGCAACCGTGCAGGAGTGGAGGTCAGGTGAATCACGACCAAGCCAGATCTGCTCTTGAGACGGAGGCGGAGCTCAATGGAATTGTGGGTCAAAGGAAGGGGTGGCCGGAGATTAGATTACTATCTTCTCCGATTATAAGCCTCTGGTCAATGGCCTTTTTTTCACGTGAATGGACCGTTCGTTCGTTCTAATCGACCTTTTTGGTTCCAGTTCCAGTTCCAGTTCCTTGACAAGTTATTGAAGCAATTGGCCTTTTGTTTGTTAATGGTTGTTTTATTTGTCTTCAATACTGCTTTACTTTACTTTAATAAACTAATAGGGAAATATCTAAGGTTGTTTTTTAGGTTTATATCACTTTTGTTTTTTAACATGCCACCTCTGAGTGctttttctcatttatttttatttatgaaaaaattaattttaaaaataaaataatagttataattaataataaaaatctaaaacaaatttaaaattatcatttttatattttaaaattgaaaaaaaaaacatcaaacttAATCTTTGTTTTAAAGATTAACAACatttcattatttaaaaaaaaaaatcaaaatttaatatttatatagtgTTCTCCACttaactatattaatcaaacccaCGTTTATACACAAAACTAGTAAATATATAAGCACTTTGCGTGGTtgtttataaaaaatttaaattataaagaaaaaaatttatgttttctgtTCCATCATTTTGAGCCCTATATTGTTATTGATTATTTGTTtggattctttatttttaaagactaaattttgaatattgtattttcttaaaaggttaaaaatagtaatagatatataaattattttaacaTTGTATTTTGACCGATTATCTATTTggatattattataaaaaaataaaataaagagaaaataatataaccattttatttttcaaataaatgaGATCTatcatttaaattaattaattattattattatagaaaACGTGTATTATTatcgttattattattattattgtagatagatatttataaaataaaatacaataaaattaattattattattaaaaaataggaAACAGTATAACCATTTTAATTTTCAAATAAGTAATGTAAAATCCAAAAATGAATATATTTTTCCAATTATGtgttaattttgaaattttatatatgTTAATTGGTGGATTTTGTCACTTTTGAGTAAGTATAgattttatataaaataaattatctaTAGTCAAATTTCCCTATTTGTTTATGGTAACTTTGTCTATAATAAGTATGTTTAATATAGAATTGATCATTGTGtatatttctttatttaaattgagtaacttgaaataTCTTTGTGCCCAAGtaagattgtaacgccctaagctccagggaccgttacagtgtgccttgtaaatagtgctaaacttgctaatcgagtcatttggccaaaatcgtgtaactaagtatgattagcggtttagggattaaatttttttgttaagatataacgtttcatcataacgtttattatatacattgggatcccagaaatataatttaaatgtctattataagaaaatatttacaaccagccggtctaagcggcaaaacaaggtttaaccctagctcctttccttcaaacctcggccgtggcggtcgagcagctgcatatgtacacatcgccacctaagctctccaactcaaggatggtccaactttcttttgcctttacctgcaccacatagcacccgtgagccgaagcccaacaagaaaactcaatacactcatgaacaataataacatgtcatcaaatcataaggcacatgcctagtagatatagccctaatcaagcaggcacacaaatccacgtaatgatgggtatccaggataaggaatcctgccctcctgatgggatgactatcaagtaaatctcaatcagataagtgaattatcactggtggttccggtaaccataccgtgctgatagccctgaataaaagagtgacagtggtacaagtcactaaagtgggctccgttccctttataaataagtgatcatttcactagcttaaacaagataggtgcatgatgattagtcaccaacataaccttcctcatgaccctagagtcataactaggGAACACtattccctagccacgtgacaagcagtcacctaggccttaggccctagctttgagtaactagtcctagactagtcaagtgcttataattttcatcgaccttcgggtcggtccagcattaataccccatatgagtcattcaatgctgatatcgattagatctaatctttattcggccctgcgtccttgacgcttatgccgtttctgactctcaggtcagtgatacgcggccagtgccgatcctgaacagttggtgccacgcacaagcaagcaatgctaccaaacatatatcatatgtcaaatattcgaatatagggcattcaacatgcgtACTTAACAACTaccagcataattaggaccatgcataaacacagaggctcaagctctgaacaatctcatattcaatactcaAATAATGCCCTAGTCATATGTTTCTCACGCGACACATGCATCTCATTTAATCAATTGACacgcctcaacaataaccatgcatgtcacatttaagcatccaatatgcatcaagaataaccatgcatgtcacatatacacagggtgcagttttcttacctttgattcgagcgagaattaatataagaacgacccttgagaacgatcaacctttaagcctttaacggttacctagtcataaccaaatatgggacaccatcaataaaatgaacaccaaaggttcccaaaccaagatctagcctccgggacatcaatccccactaatccgggtggtaggaacaatcccgaggtcTAAAACTAAGTTCCTAGGGCCAAAACACGTAAACGGGCTCAAACAAGTCCAAGGGTTGCAGCCCTAACCCCTTGGGtcgtggcccccagccactccaggagcaagggccgcgacgccctacacctagggccgcggcgcccaacaaggccaaaacctccccagctgcttcttcgagctaaggccgcggcgcccaaaaacagggctgcggcccccaacccagaaccatccatAAATCTGTTTTCCATCATCCCAAAcaccccaaaaacatacctaaacacttccaaatcatcaaatcaaagttcccaagcttcccaatgatccaaaaccatcaaatcccgaggctcaaacgaactaaaaactcaacgattcacaaagtccaattctaagcttaaaactttaaaaacttaaaacttgaatcaCCTCCAATTgagtttgttgacgcggttcttcggcaacagataattatatgaataaggagagggattagtgctaaatggtgaaccgtaatagatgaatgatctcaaaggaagattataactcgaatactttttaagtggttcaaaggttaaaaatcattctagtccactagccaatattattgatatatctttgATATTCCttatagggtatttctttacaaattagaagccagcCCTTTGCAACTCCctaggtctccatatttatagggagaggacacctgggtgttggcaaaggaggtcatcccgtgaccttcttacccatcatgtcacttctgtgacattcatgattaattcctaaaacctgacaatgaagtgtggtctaatcaataggtaagggggatatgggctgcatggcccaaaccagtcgtggggtgcctgaacacgcacgtttatgttgcgtgtctgagaattcaggaatggggcagacacgtgatgtctgatatatgcatgtttacattgcgtggctgactttattaagggtcggaggtgtcagctcaagctcgtaccccgagcttgatgtagtctcagcttgtggtgtccacactgctgacccgacgccttagtaatctcactaaacctttggctatctcgagctaaagaggtagagacttgtaacagcagctccgggtaggtggcttccacgtggctgatagaattatgcccttttccagctcgctaataacccgtggatatttagggcgtacattttccccccaagcccctgctcatggcCTATGATGCCAcctgtggccacagtgggggcttttaggcttccttgtggactcttcatatc from the Humulus lupulus chromosome X, drHumLupu1.1, whole genome shotgun sequence genome contains:
- the LOC133807211 gene encoding vacuolar protein sorting-associated protein 9A-like, yielding MESTDVFLGLQEFLERMRNPSAAEFVKSIKSFIVSFSNNPPDPERDSGAVQEFLTKMETDFRAHPLWAGCSEEELESAGEGLEKYVMTKLFTRVFASLPDDVKHDDQLSAKMALIQQFIRPENLDIKPNFQNETSWLLAQKELQKINMYKAPRDKLVCILNCCKVISNLLLNASIASNENTPGADEFLPVLIYVTIKANPPQLHSNLLYIQRYRHQSRLVGEASYYFTNMLSVESFISNIDAKSLSMEETEFEKNMETARALHSGLSADSNSQSNQNDQHVGHISRSEFKESKQQALNVSKDSVLRPKSSEMRARAETPYVKDQLSFAKIPSLSDLENKGAGLLIKEDQVSQVFQSYPYLFANAGDLTVNDVEDLLNNYKQLVFKYVSLSKGVGNTIPSLPSFGSLTQVHQEAETISKQEDKTAVDPNNESRIDTDSTDVESNGASIFEVESLESKLLQDEATADTGK